One window from the genome of Pyrobaculum ferrireducens encodes:
- a CDS encoding multiprotein bridging factor aMBF1: MYCEICGRPIEGEPVPVEVDKAVLYVCRSCAARYGKKVFSQVPQQRRAPPPRPRPAPAPRPPPVEVELVENYGEVIRRARENLGLARETLAVMLGIKETILRRIEAGQLQPDISLAKKLEKTLGVKLLVEAQDEGGVKGGGGVERGLTLGEVAEIREDGEE; this comes from the coding sequence GTGTATTGCGAAATCTGTGGAAGGCCTATAGAGGGCGAGCCTGTACCCGTAGAGGTGGACAAAGCCGTGTTGTACGTCTGTAGAAGTTGCGCAGCCCGCTACGGCAAAAAGGTGTTTTCTCAAGTTCCGCAACAGAGGAGGGCGCCTCCGCCGAGGCCTAGGCCTGCGCCGGCGCCGCGCCCTCCGCCGGTGGAGGTGGAGCTTGTTGAAAACTATGGCGAGGTGATTAGGAGGGCGAGGGAGAATCTCGGCCTCGCGAGAGAGACGTTAGCAGTCATGCTGGGGATCAAGGAGACAATATTGAGGAGGATAGAGGCGGGACAGCTACAGCCCGACATCTCGCTGGCCAAGAAGTTGGAGAAGACGCTCGGCGTTAAGCTACTAGTAGAAGCACAAGACGAGGGAGGCGTCAAGGGCGGGGGCGGGGTGGAGAGGGGTCTAACGCTGGGCGAGGTGGCGGAAATTAGAGAGGACGGTGAGGAGTAG
- a CDS encoding PUA domain-containing protein gives MALDALQIIAYLYGREVAERLRGRDVKIERNKAGRIRYVYVDGKLAFVLRNNDGYLLPTIYGAQFLDRGVAISGEVPEYIKQGRNVPAKYVRDVSGQARPNGEVAVTDPAGAVIAVGRLLYSRRELTLGRGYAVKVRESLKGASAKRTEPPQ, from the coding sequence GTGGCACTCGACGCCTTACAGATAATCGCGTATTTGTATGGTAGAGAGGTGGCGGAGAGGCTCAGGGGCCGCGATGTTAAGATCGAGCGCAATAAGGCCGGCCGCATTAGATACGTCTATGTAGATGGCAAGCTGGCGTTCGTGTTGAGAAACAACGACGGCTACTTGTTGCCTACGATCTACGGCGCGCAGTTTTTAGACAGGGGGGTCGCCATTAGTGGTGAGGTTCCCGAATATATAAAACAGGGCCGCAACGTCCCAGCTAAGTATGTACGAGACGTATCAGGTCAAGCAAGGCCCAACGGCGAGGTTGCCGTCACTGATCCAGCAGGCGCCGTCATAGCCGTTGGGAGACTGCTATACAGTAGAAGAGAGCTCACGCTAGGGAGGGGATACGCCGTCAAGGTGAGGGAATCTCTAAAAGGCGCTAGTGCAAAGCGGACAGAGCCTCCTCAATAG